Proteins co-encoded in one Conger conger chromosome 4, fConCon1.1, whole genome shotgun sequence genomic window:
- the LOC133126648 gene encoding thread biopolymer filament subunit gamma-like, with amino-acid sequence MSMSMSMSGIGGSSFSGLGLAKGGVSRIGLGHGAGSGLGLGAGTGLGLGAGTGLGLGAGSGLGLGAGTGLGLGAGSGLGMGLGLGGRLGGLGLGMGLGAGAMGLGGGAGAGMGLGGGLNMGMGGGLGGGGGGALVPSPAFTVGRAITAGGVSAGSAIAAKSVAPIIAILTRADEKSVLSGLNDRFSAYMAKVKALQQENTSLEAKLSQLTGGTGMSPDTSEATTEEYEAQLTEYRNTLESLTLDTIKLEIELDNIRATANELKTKYDFEQGVKAQLEVDIHAMKKDIETASDMRIDLDAKQSSLKNELDYVTKTQIEELASLHTKLGSSSTEKSVAMIEVDTGKSFDIATALSKLRTDYEKAVLQHKEEADAYYKLKMDEIHSASEKTSEAMSITKEEIMVSKKAMQALHLELQSLITSHITLEQNLAEAQALSTTFVTDCQAQIASLESAIELAKAEFQKQSVSYRELLDIKLALDIEISTYRKLLEADDFSMPLKSGPESSFVFSTPPDPFSQFKSPPAEGTSSPEPSNPSVDLMSEEPEKMPEEQSNAKESPPSDAGKEDYNLTLL; translated from the exons ATGTCCATGTCCATGTCCATGTCGGGGATTGGAGGCTCTAGCTTTTCTGGCCTTGGCTTGGCCAAAGGAGGTGTGTCCAGGATTGGCCTGGGTCATGGGGCCGGATCTGGCCTGGGTCTTGGGGCCGGAACCGGCCTGGGTCTTGGGGCCGGAACCGGCCTGGGTCTGGGGGCCGGATCCGGCCTGGGTCTGGGGGCCGGAACCGGCCTGGGTCTGGGGGCCGGATCCGGCCTCGGGATGGGGCTCGGGTTAGGAGGTAGGCTAGGTGGCCTGGGGCTGGGTATGGGTCTCGGTGCTGGAGCTATGGGTCTTGGAGGTGGGGCGGGGGCCGGGATGGGCCTTGGAGGTGGGCTCAATATGGGCATGGGTGGTGGcctgggtggtggtggtggaggtgcaCTGGTGCCCAGCCCTGCCTTCACCGTGGGGCGCGCCATCACTGCGGGGGGTGTGAGTGCCGGATCGGCCATAGCCGCAAAGTCTGTGGCTCCCATAATAGCCATTCTCACACGGGCGGACGAGAAGAGCGTGCTCTCTGGGCTGAATGATCGCTTCTCAGCGTACATGGCTAAGGTGAAGGCACTGCAGCAGGAGAACACCAGCCTGGAGGCCAAGCTGTCCCAGTTGACTGGAGGGACAGGGATGTCACCTGATACCTCAGAGGCCACCACCGAGGAGTATGAGGCCCAACTCACCGAATACCGCAACACGCTGGAGTCTCTTACCCTCGATACCATCAAGCTCGAAATCGAACTGGACAACATCCgtgccacagccaatgaacTCAAAACCAA ATATGATTTTGAGCAGGGGGTGAAGGCCCAGCTGGAAGTTGACATCCATGCCATGAAAAAG GACATTGAGACGGCTTCTGACATGCGCATTGACCTGGATGCGAAACAGTCCAGCCTGAAGAACGAGCTGGACTACGTCACCAAGACTCAGATTGAG GAGTTGGCCAGCCTGCACACCAAGTTGGGCTCCAGCAGCACTGAGAAGTCTGTGGCTATGATTGAGGTGGACACAGGCAAATCCTTTGACATCGCCACTGCTCTCAGTAAGTTAAGGACGGACTATGAGAAGGCCGTTCTGCAGCACAAAGAGGAAGCCGACGCCTACTACAAACTCAAG ATGGATGAGATCCACTCGGCCTCTGAGAAGACATCGGAGGCCATGTCCATCACCAAGGAAGAGATCATGGTCAGCAAGAAGGCAATGCAGGCCTTGCATTTGGAGCTGCAGAGCCTGATAACCTCA CACATCACTCTAGAGCAGAATTTAGCTGAGGCTCAGGCCCTTTCCACCACATTTGTGACGGACTGTCAGGCCCAGATCGCCAGCCTGGAGTCTGCTATTGAGTTGGCCAAGGCTGAATTCCAGAAGCAATCCGTGTCCTACAGGGAACTGCTGGACATCAAGCTAGCCCTGGACATTGAAATCTCCACCTACAGGAAGTTGCTGGAAGCAGACGACTTCAG CATGCCTCTCAAGTCTGGCCCTGAGTCATCATTCGTCTTTTCAACCCCCCCTGACCCCTTCTCCCAATTCAAATCACCTCCTGCTGAGGGCACATCCTCCCCTGAACCCTCCAACCCTTCTGTGGACCTCATGTCTGAAGAGCCGGAAAA AATGCCGGAAGAGCAATCAAATGCCAAAGAGAGTCCCCCCTCCGACGCAGGCAAGGAAGACTACAACCTTACATTATTGTAG